A window of the bacterium genome harbors these coding sequences:
- a CDS encoding cytochrome c biogenesis protein ResB has protein sequence MKILLKWTLILLSLLIITQGIGSFNLPYLLLCLGFLVVVSIILCFVFGRKRHFTYWFCHWGIIIILLGGTLTHFFSFRENIEVNEKDVISIPKTNYSLKLSSFKITYYEDKSPKEFRSDIVLYEKEKRVANGKIFVNHPFSFKGYKFYQMDYGISSFDLVIGFKENEFLVKNIGDEFRVGDMKIKVLDFLPDFVIIDGIAQSKSSNFNNPAIKVEISKASKKDVSWAFLNLEYHKDFPVKFKKIIPKRYFSSIEIVKDPGAGIVFIGFFVLALGIILRWR, from the coding sequence ATGAAAATTCTGCTTAAATGGACTCTAATATTGCTTAGCCTCCTTATTATTACGCAAGGAATAGGAAGTTTTAACCTTCCTTATCTTCTTCTGTGTTTAGGTTTCTTGGTTGTAGTAAGCATTATCCTTTGCTTTGTTTTTGGAAGGAAAAGACATTTCACATATTGGTTCTGTCATTGGGGAATTATCATTATTTTGCTGGGAGGAACTTTAACCCATTTTTTTTCTTTCAGGGAAAATATAGAGGTAAATGAGAAAGATGTGATTTCTATACCAAAAACCAATTATTCCTTAAAGCTTTCTTCCTTTAAAATTACCTATTACGAGGATAAAAGCCCAAAAGAATTCCGCTCTGATATTGTTTTATATGAAAAAGAAAAAAGGGTTGCAAATGGCAAGATATTCGTTAATCATCCATTCTCCTTTAAAGGATATAAGTTCTATCAGATGGATTATGGAATTTCCTCTTTTGATCTGGTGATTGGCTTTAAAGAAAACGAATTCTTGGTAAAGAATATAGGCGATGAATTTAGGGTAGGTGATATGAAAATTAAGGTTTTAGATTTCTTGCCCGATTTTGTTATAATAGATGGGATAGCACAAAGCAAATCTTCTAATTTCAACAATCCAGCCATAAAGGTAGAAATATCCAAAGCAAGCAAAAAGGATGTATCATGGGCTTTTTTAAACCTTGAATACCATAAGGATTTTCCCGTTAAGTTTAAGAAAATAATTCCAAAGAGGTATTTCTCTAGCATTGAGATAGTTAAAGACCCAGGAGCAGGTATTGTATTTATTGGATTTTTTGTCCTGGCATTAGGAATAATTTTAAGATGGAGATAA